A single region of the Hylaeus volcanicus isolate JK05 chromosome 5, UHH_iyHylVolc1.0_haploid, whole genome shotgun sequence genome encodes:
- the LOC128876918 gene encoding DNA polymerase alpha catalytic subunit, which translates to MSNVESSSTGRAKRQTTDKTGRLSALEKLRQLKGSKHKYEVDELENVYEEVDEKEYSRTVIKRQHDNWIIDDGESGYVEDGREIFDDDLDDESIQEARKQKMVGPRKSKKDSVKKRGTIQNMIMNMPTKKKADVGQNDDDILKDLMSDLKKSATPKKPESRTPRNKFSLASHANNTSTCTEKSMQSFPEHKIVQNDTDVDDLRIFDCPKKQHENSQTVSTCQLKNINLDQSTSQNIIDDEVTDQLKTIAPDVHANKDVKEKSSSQIIQDDSEDLSQFVGDFCNADFENENINYVEKSVPSVDKGNKYYKPLIQTKNKDIENEMLESEIFNKILDTEFTMQTSDIEVSVDATELPLPLITNGNKEEVFRFYWWDAYEDPFKQPGVVYLFGKVFVPSIKAYCSCCLTVKNIPRRIYLLPRVHIKTSSKESDEEPKLNTMEDVYKEFNEFANKSGIKEFRCSTVTKHYAFEQEGTPAQSEYLEVRYSAHYPAMAPDYTGPSVERVFGTTVNSLELLLIERNIKGPCWLDIKCPLPTGVQTSWSKIKVNCMKMENISVSSEFESLPPLVITTLNVRTSLNSKTQQNEVIMIAILTHYKYHVDKEPPKPAFQQHLCLITHPRDTPWPRQARETLSNISYTKVMKFETEMDLLEEFLTIMNTTDPDLLIGYDCGFQFDILMHRIFTLKVSNWSRFGRLKRTAPPLFKGKINLNQVLAGRPMCDIQVSAKELNLKVRSYDLQSLCTAVLKKKESECKEIKPGESSSFYSTTDKIDNLIKITLTEALYILSIVFELNVVPLALQITCIAGNVISRTLTAGRAERNEYLLLHAFHLKHYITPDKRITQKGKNAEKKENTGRKKAAYAGGLVLEPKKGFYDKLILLMDFNSLYPSIIQEYNLCFTTVPGAAYVDSEDLSLPESNLEPGVIPTEIRKLVESRVEVKKLMKSPNISPELKMQYNIRQLALKLTANSMYGCLGATHCRFYAKGLAALVTAKGREILQNTKTLVEKLNYEVIYGDTDSIMINTNLLEYEEVFSVGKKIKQEVNKLYKRVELDIDGVFRYLLLLQKKKYAAVTMTKLPNGQIELTQEHKGLDIVRRDWCQLACDIGRKILDQLLSDQSNENRLEQIFNILQNVAKSVRENQASLSSLVITKQLSKNPNEYPDTKQAHVQVALRLNKEGGRMWKAGDTVPYIICDDGTQKSATERAYHIDEYKKSDSLKIDVSYYLLSQVFPIALRICEPIEGIDDVLLAENLGLENVYKSKRLIHEEENNDIPLLVNDDRFRYCLPLKFNCTDEKCQSEIILKDVVIETQIGKQLSLAACSNPDCTVKPWMYANVIQNAMVLAVRESVTEYYAGWLECENPLCAERTQTLPLGFHRKYPTCRKCRDADLHRVFSETKLYNQMCFYLHLFDVSQSNYKNLLSQYPQSMRTAYDSLKEAMEKILRRNAFSVVCLDSIFSSINSQHKSSGLNNGTLDISDGSDDEVI; encoded by the exons GATGATGAAAGTATACAAGAAGCGAGAAAGCAGAAGATGGTTGGACCAAGGAAGAGTAAAAAAGATAGCGTTAAAAAGAGAGGAACTATTCAAAATATGATAATGAATATGCCTACAAAGAAGAAAGCTGACGTTGGACAGAACGacgatgatattttaaaagactTGATGTCCGACTTGAAGAAGAGCGCGACACCGAAAAAACCTGAATCAAGAACTCctagaaacaaattttcgctGGCTTCTCATGCAAATAACAC AAGCACTTGTACAGAAAAAAGTATGCAATCTTTCCCTGAACATAAAATAGTACAAAATGACACGGATGTTGACGATTTAAGAATATTTGACTGTCCAAAGAAGCAACATGAAAATTCACAAACTGTCTCAACTTGtcaattaaagaatattaatttagatcAAAGTACCAGTCAGAACATTATAGATGATGAAGTTACAGATCAATTGAAAACTATAGCGCCAGATGTACATGCAAATAAAGATGTTAAGGAAAAAAGCAGCAGTCAAATAATTCAAGATGACAGTGAAGATCTTAGTCAATTTGTTGGCGAC TTCTGTAATGcagatttcgaaaatgaaaatataaattacgttGAAAAATCAGTGCCATCCGTCGATAAgggaaacaaatattataaaccacttattcaaacaaaaaataaggACATTGAAAACGAAATGCTTGAATCTGaaatctttaataaaatattggataCAGAATTTACAATGCAGACATCAGATATCGAAGTATCCGTAGACGCTACAGAGTTACCTTTACCGCTTATAACTAATGGGAACAAAGAAGAAGTATTTAGATTCTATTGGTGGGACGCATACGAAGATCCTTTTAAACAACCCGGAGTTGTATATCTATTTGGAAAAGTTTTTGTTCCATCTATAAAAGCATATTGTTCTTGTTGTTtaacagtaaaaaatattccgcgAAGAATTTATCTTCTTCCTAGAGTACAC ataaaaacaTCTTCTAAGGAAAGCGACGAAGaaccaaaattaaatacaatggaAGATgtatataaagaatttaatgagTTTGCAAACAAATCGggaataaaagaatttcgtTGTAGTACAGTTACGAAACATTATGCTTTCGAACAAGAGGGTACACCAGCACAGTCCGAGTACTTGGAAGTTAGATATTCTGCGCATTACCCAGCTATGGCTCCTGATTATACCGGACCATCGGTTGAGCGTGTTTTTGGAACGACAGTAAATTCTTTAGAACTGCTACTGatagaaagaaatatcaaaGGTCCTTGTTGGCTAGATATTAAATGCCCACTGCCAACTGGCGTACAGACTAGTTGGtccaaaataaaa GTAAATTGCATGAAAATGGAGAACATATCTGTTTCTTCTGAATTTGAGTCGTTGCCACCGTTAGTGATAACAACGCTGAATGTACGGACATCTTTAAACTCTAAAACACAACAAAACGAAGTAATCATGATCGCAATACTTACACATTACAAATATCACGTTGATAAAGAACCGCCTAAACCAGCATTTCAACAACATCTTTGCT TGATCACTCATCCACGCGACACCCCTTGGCCGCGACAAGCACGAGAAACGctctcaaatatttcatatacgAAAGTAATGAAATTCGAAACCGAAATGGATTTacttgaagaatttttaacgataatgAACACAACAGATCCTGACTTATTAATCGGATACGATTGTGGCTTTCAGTTTGATATATTAATGCACAGGATATTCACTTTAAAGGTTTCGAATTGGAGTAGATTTGGAAGACTGAAGCGTACCGCGCCTCCTCTTTTTAAG GGAAAGATAAATTTGAACCAAGTGTTAGCTGGTCGTCCTATGTGCGATATACAAGTGTCAGCTAAAGAATTGAATCTGAAAGTCAGAAGTTACGACTTGCAGTCTCTCTGTACAGcg GTattgaagaaaaaggaaagcgAATGTAAAGAGATAAAACCTGGGGAAAGCTCGTCGTTTTATAGCACAACAGataaaatagataatttaattaaaataacattaacggAAGCATTATATATTCTATCTATTGTATTCGAGCTGAATGTTGTGCCACTCGCGCTACAAATTACATGCATCGCTG GGAATGTTATATCGAGAACGCTAACAGCAGGACGCGCAGAGAGGaacgaatacttattattgCATGCTTTCCATTTGAAACATTATATAACGCCAGATAAACGAATTACACAAAAGGGGAAAAATGCTGAGAAGAAAG AAAATACTGGAAGAAAGAAGGCAGCTTACGCTGGTGGTCTAGTTTTGGAACCAAAAAAGGGATTTTACGACAAACTTATTTTATTGATGGATTTTAACTCTTTGTATCCTAGTATAATTCAAGAGTACAATTTATGTTTCACGACCGTACCCGGCGCTGCATACGTTGACAGCGAg GATTTGTCATTGCCCGAGTCGAACTTAGAGCCTGGAGTAATTCCAACGGAAATCCGTAAATTGGTCGAAAGCAGAGTAGAagtgaaaaaattaatgaaatctcCAAATATTTCACCTGAATTGAAAATGCAATATAATATTAGGCAGTTGGCTTTGAAACTTACAGCTAATTCTATGTATGGTTGCTTAGGTGCAACTCACTGTAGATTTTATGCCAAAGGACTTGCTGCCCTGGTTACAG CGAAAGGTAgagaaattttgcaaaatacaaaaactctcgttgaaaaattgaattacgaAGTCATATACGGAGACACCGACTCTATTATGATCAATACGAATTTATTAGAGTACGAGGAAGTTTTCTCTGTTGGCAAaaag ATCAAACAAGAGGtgaacaaattatataaacgagTGGAATTAGATATCGATGGTGTCTTCCGCTATTTACTACTTttacagaagaaaaaatatgccGCAGTAACGATGACAAAATTACCTAACGGGCAGATAGAATTAACGCAAGAACATAAGGGTTTAGATATCGTGAGAAGGGATTGGTGTCAGTTAGCTTGCGATATTGGAAG aaaaattttggATCAACTTCTTTCCGATCAGTCGAACGAAAACCGAttagaacaaattttcaatatattacaaaacgTCGCGAAAAGCGTTCGAGAAAATCAAGCTTCTTTGTCGTCGTTGGTTATTACAAAACAATTATCGAAAAATCCAAATGAATATCCAGATACTAAACAAGCCCACGTGCAAGTAGCGTTAAGATTAAACAAAGAAGGTGGTAGAATGTGGAAAGCCGGAGATACTGTTCCGTACATTATATGCGAC GATGGGACACAGAAATCTGCAACTGAGCGAGCATATCACATCGACGAATACAAAAAGAgcgattctttaaaaatagatGTTAGCTACTATTTACTGAGTCAAGTTTTTCCTATCGCTTTACGAATCTGCGAACCAATCGAAGGGATCGATGACGTTCTACTGGCCGAAAATTTAG GTTTGGAAAATGTGTATAAATCTAAGAGATTGATACACGAAGAAGAGAACAACGATATCCCACTGTTAGTGAACGACGATAGATTTAGATATTGTCTTCccctgaaatttaattgtacagATGAGAAATGCCAATCTGAGATTATACTCAAAGATGTTGTCATCGAAACA caAATTGGTAAACAATTATCGTTAGCTGCATGTTCAAATCCAGATTGTACAGTAAAACCGTGGATGTACGCTAATGTTATACAGAACGCAATGGTACTCGCTGTGCGAGAATCAGTTACCGAATATTACGCTGGTTGGTTGGAGTGCGAAAATCCATTGTGCGCCGAAAGGACACAAACACTTCCGCTAGgttttcatagaaaatatCCAACGTGCAGGAAATGTAGAGACGCTGATTTACACAGAGTA TTTTCAGAAACGAAGCTTTACAATCAGATGTGCTTTTACCTTCATCTTTTCGATGTGAGTCAGtcaaattataaaa ATCTGTTATCTCAGTATCCGCAAAGTATGAGAACAGCGTATGATTCTTTAAAAGAAGCAATGGAAAAGATATTGAGGCGCAATGCGTTTTCCGTTGTGTGTTTGGATTCCATATTTTCGAGTATTAATTCGCAACATAAATCGTCAGGTTTAAATAATGGTACTCTAGATATATCGGACGGATCAGACGACGAAGTA atttga